AACACATAAACAAAAAAAGCCATAAAAACCGCCAAAACATTTTAAACCCAACATAAATGCATAATCCGCAGGGACAACCCAATGAATACACTAAAAATAATTAACCAAGCACAATCAGAAGGACGCAAAGCACTTCTTGAGCCAGAAGCAAAAACCATCTGTGAAGAATATGGCTTACCAGTACCAAAATTCAAAGTAGCCCAAAACCCAGCAGAAGCCGCCGCCTATGCAAACGAAATAGGCTACCCAATCGTTACAAAAATCGTCAGCCAAGACATCATCCACAAGTCCGAGGCAGGCGGAGTCATTGTGAACCTCAAAAACGCCCAAGAAGTTACTGATGCTTACCAGAAAATTATTCAAAACGCCAAAAACTACAAGCCAGACGCAAAAATCACAGGTGTTTTGATTCAGGAGATGGCGCCGCAGGGAACTGAGGTTATTGTTGGTGCAGTTAAAGACCCAACGTTTGGTCAAACTGTAATGTTTGGGTTAGGTGGAATTTTTGTTGAACTCCTAAAAGACGTAAACTTCAAAATTGCCCCCTTCACCGAGACGGATGCTAAAGAAATGATAACTGGCCTAAAAGCCTACCCGCTCTTAAACGGGTTCAGAGGCAGCAAACCAGCCGATATTGACGCTATCGTAACGATTTTGATGGCAACATCCAAGCTGATTATGGCTCACCCCGAAATCAAAGAGCTTGACTTGAATCCTGTTATGGCGTACCCCAGCGGGGCAAAAGTCGTCGACGCTAGAATCATTCTGGAATAATCAGTTTTTTCTTGTTTTTTTCTTTGTTTTTTGCAGTAAGGATTTTAAGGTCGTAGAAACCTATTTTTGGAGCAGGCAATAGTGATGGCTCCAAAAGCAGTTTTGTTTGACATGTTCGATACGCTGTTTATGATACTTAAAAATCACGAGTTCTACGAAGCCTCACTCAAACGCATGTACAACTTTCTGGTTACCCAAGGCATCAACACGCCCTATGACAAGTTCAATCAAACCTACATCACTGAGCGGGACGCAATCTACGCGGCAGCAGACAAAAACTGCGAAGACCCCCACTTCAACGTACGCGTCTCCAACACCCTAAAAAAACTCAGCTACAACTATGACGTTTCAAGCCCCCTGGTCACGGCTGCTACCGAGCAGTTTTACCTTGAATTTATGAACTTTGTCAAAATAGACCAAAACACCAAACCAGTCCTCCAAACCCTCTATGGCAAATACAAGCTTGGGCTGGTTTCCAACTTTGCCATTCCTGAGTGCGTACAAAAACTGCTTCAAAACGAAAACGTTGACAGCCTCTTTGATGTAATTGTGGTTTCGGGCGCCATTAACAAGCGTAAGCCCAGCCCAGTAATCTTCAACAACGCGCTTGATTCTATTGGGGTTTTGGCGTCTGAGGCGGTTTTTGTTGGTGACACTCCGGATGCGGATGTTGCTGGTGCTCAGGGTGTGGGAATGAAGGCTGTGTATATTGAGCGTCGTTTTGAGGCAGGGTTAAAATTGGTTACACCTGATAGGGTTATTACGAGTTTGCTTGATTTGCCAAATGTTATCGAGTTTTAGGTTTTGGGAAAAAACTCTTATAGTTACACTCTAATGAATTGAAGTAAACGGGAAGGAGAAGTATTTTTGGAAGACCAATGCAGTGAAGTGCGCTGGAAGGTCGTAAAAGCTATGCTAGACGAGTTTCCTGCTTTAAAAGAAAAAGTCAAACAATACGTAAACCAGCCAAACCCAACTTGACACGGCACACGCCCCAAAGAGAAAGGCTTTATTTCCACAAAAAAACTAATCTCACAGAGGAAAAACCATGCTTATTGGCGCAATATCAGACAGCCACGACAACCTCCCCAAAATAGAAAAAGCCGTCACCTACCTCAACCAACAAAAAGTCAACCTTGTCTTGCACGCAGGCGACTACATAGCAGGCTTCACCATCCCCAAACTTGCAAAGCTCAACTGCAAACTCATCGGCGTTTTTGGCAACAATGACGGCGACCGCGAACTCCGCAAAAAACGCTTCAGCCAAACCCCAAACTGCACAATCCACGATGATTTTGCCCAAATAGATGTGGATGGCTACAAAATCGCGCTACTACACGGCACCGAACCAGAACTGCTCGCGGCAATTATTGACAGCGGATACTTTAACGCCGTGGTTCATGGGCACTCACACCTTCAAGGCGTCCAAACCAAAGGAAAAACACTCAGCGTCAACCCAGGTGAATTGTGTGGTTATTTAACGGGAAAATCCACGCTGGCGCTGTTGGATACGGAAAAGAATCACGCTGAAATAGTAGAAATATAATCAAGCCCCAATTTTTGCTTGAAATTCTGCTATGAGGAACCTACCCCTCTATAGTTTCTGCAATGAATTTCTATTTGGAGCCTAATAGGTTGGTGTATTAATACATAAAAGAATCAAAAAGTCAACACTGCAACATAACATTTCAAGGCCTCTTCATCCACAAAACAAGCCAACTTAAGCCCTGAATCCTCCAAAACATCCAAAAACCTGTCCAACGGAAAAGCCTTCTTTAGCCCCGTAACCACCAAACTGCCACCCGCTTTGGTGACCCGTTTCCATTCTTGCAGTGTAATTTGGGGTTCGGGCATGTTTTGGAGAACCGTGAAAGAGAAAACCGCACCAAAAACCGCCTTGATAAAGGGCAAATGGTCAGCATCAGCCTGTACAACGGAAACGTTTGGGAAACTTTTGGCTGTGACTTGTGCTTTTTTAAGCAGTTCCCCTGAAAGGTCAACACCAACAACCAGCCCCGCTTTATCCACAACGTGCGGGAACAATAGTCCTGAGCCACAGCCCACATCCAAAACCGCATCTCGAGCGTTTAAGTGCAGATTTTGTAGGGCATTTTGGTATTTTGCCTCTTGCTCTTCACCGTGGAGTTCGTTGTAGCCTTCTGCGGTTGCGTTGTATCGCTGCATTATTTGCTGTTTTTCCTTCCACGACATAGTGTTTCCTTCAAGAAATCTTATCTACCAAGAAACTGTCTAAAATACCTTGACACGCCATGCAAGAGCAAAATAAACTATCCGTCCTCACAGAACCAACCTTTCAACAAGCAAGCGAACTTATTCAGAGAGCCTTCAAAAAACGATGCACCCTCATAGTCGTAGGCAACTGCCACGTACACTACTCTGGCAGAGCAAACAGCACTTTAGAACCCGGTGAGCGCTTCTTAATCGTCAAATCTGATGGTTCCTTGCTGGTTCATCGTCCAGTCGGCTACGAACCCGTCAATTGGCAACCCTCAACCAGCGCACTCACCGTGAAGGCAACCGAGGACAAACTTGAAATTCACGCGGTCAGACAAAAACCCCGAGAAACCCTCAAAGCCACTTTTAGCAGCGTACTCATGGTTTCCGCGATGAACCTCAATGACTCAGGCGATTTTCTGCTTCACGCCAGCGAGGATGACATGCACCGAGCAATTTTGCTAAAACCTGAACTGCTTGAAGAAGGGTTTAAGCCGATTAGTTGGGAAAAAAAGGTTGAACCAGGCTTTGTTGACGTGTATGGCGAGGACAAAAACGGCAAACTCGTCGTAGTGGAGGTTAAACGGCGAACCGCAAGCAAAGACGCCGTCTTGCAGCTTTCACGCTACATCGAAGCCATAAAAGAGAAAGCAACCAAGGAAATCCGCGGGGTCTTAGTGGCTCCGAGCCTTGGCAAGGACGTGCAAACCATGCTTACAACGATGGGTTTAGAGTTTAAGGCATTGGACCCCAAAAAGTGCGCGGAAGTTCTTAAAAAGTCAAAAACTGCCAAGCTTGAACACTACTTAAATTCTACTTGAGGTTGTGCTTTGTTTTTTGGCCTTCAAAAGCCAGCCAGCTCAGCGGAATTAGCGCGACAAAGAGGTATCGGGTAGTGTTGAGGTTGAAGTATCGAGCTTGGTAATCGGGCAGATAACTGATGGCTTGCTCTGCGGTGGTTTCAAGATTATAGAATAGGGAGCTGGAAAAAATGCCCACCATGATTGACAGAATCATTGCGATGAGCAGAAAACTGTTTTTTTCTTCACGCAGGTAACGTAAAGAGGTTTTTAAGCTACCGACAAAAACCCAACTGTATGCTGAAAGGAAAATTGCTGAGAAAGCTGAAAAAAAGATGACTTCAACAAAAAAGTTGCCCAGGTTATTTACGTTAAAGACAGTGACTTGCCCCATGTAATTGCTGGGAAAAGCCGCAGTAAATAAGCCCAATACGGTGCCATCCCAAAACCGGACAATATTTCGTGCAGTCCAAACAAAAGTTATAGAAAGAAAAACACCAAGTGCTAAAAGGTAGTTTTTGTTTTTGAAAGCTTTCCAGCCGACATAATGATACCTCCAAAGTAATCCGATAACACCTACTAGGATGAAGAAGTAGCCGACGCTGGGTTTTGTTAAGAATCCAAGAACACCAGTTAAACCGGCAAAAATAATGTAGCACTCATTTTCAGGCTTTAAGCTTTCAACAATAAAGTAGAGAGTTAAAATGTAAAAAATCAGAATCAAAGGTTCCGCATAGTTTCTTGAAGTTGCAAAAATATACATTGGAACCGTAGAAACCAACGCTGACGTGATTAACCCAGCAGTTAACCCATACAGTTTTTTGGTAGCAAAAAAAGTGACAAGTAGTGATACAATGAAAATTATTTCAAGAGCAACCTGTGTCCCATAATGAGGTTGCAGAAAAAGGTAAAACTGAGACAAGTAGAGAGGGAAAATGGGACCAGCATGGTGGTTGTACGCGCCATTTAACTCGATAAATTCAGTATTTTTAAGAAATGATTGCCCAAGTTCTTTGTAAATGGTTCCATCATGCAAAAACAGATAATTAGCCTCATTAGAAGAAAAATTAAGGAAAGTAAACACGCACACGCCCACAATTATTGCAGCAAGAAAACAGGCAGCTACAACTTTTTTGGGGCAGGAAAGCAGGTTTAAATCTTTTTTGAACAGAAAAACCAAGGTGAATC
The Candidatus Bathyarchaeota archaeon genome window above contains:
- a CDS encoding metallophosphoesterase; this encodes MLIGAISDSHDNLPKIEKAVTYLNQQKVNLVLHAGDYIAGFTIPKLAKLNCKLIGVFGNNDGDRELRKKRFSQTPNCTIHDDFAQIDVDGYKIALLHGTEPELLAAIIDSGYFNAVVHGHSHLQGVQTKGKTLSVNPGELCGYLTGKSTLALLDTEKNHAEIVEI
- the nucS gene encoding endonuclease NucS, yielding MQEQNKLSVLTEPTFQQASELIQRAFKKRCTLIVVGNCHVHYSGRANSTLEPGERFLIVKSDGSLLVHRPVGYEPVNWQPSTSALTVKATEDKLEIHAVRQKPRETLKATFSSVLMVSAMNLNDSGDFLLHASEDDMHRAILLKPELLEEGFKPISWEKKVEPGFVDVYGEDKNGKLVVVEVKRRTASKDAVLQLSRYIEAIKEKATKEIRGVLVAPSLGKDVQTMLTTMGLEFKALDPKKCAEVLKKSKTAKLEHYLNST
- a CDS encoding class I SAM-dependent methyltransferase; the encoded protein is MSWKEKQQIMQRYNATAEGYNELHGEEQEAKYQNALQNLHLNARDAVLDVGCGSGLLFPHVVDKAGLVVGVDLSGELLKKAQVTAKSFPNVSVVQADADHLPFIKAVFGAVFSFTVLQNMPEPQITLQEWKRVTKAGGSLVVTGLKKAFPLDRFLDVLEDSGLKLACFVDEEALKCYVAVLTF
- a CDS encoding acetate--CoA ligase family protein, with translation MNTLKIINQAQSEGRKALLEPEAKTICEEYGLPVPKFKVAQNPAEAAAYANEIGYPIVTKIVSQDIIHKSEAGGVIVNLKNAQEVTDAYQKIIQNAKNYKPDAKITGVLIQEMAPQGTEVIVGAVKDPTFGQTVMFGLGGIFVELLKDVNFKIAPFTETDAKEMITGLKAYPLLNGFRGSKPADIDAIVTILMATSKLIMAHPEIKELDLNPVMAYPSGAKVVDARIILE
- a CDS encoding HAD family hydrolase; translation: MAPKAVLFDMFDTLFMILKNHEFYEASLKRMYNFLVTQGINTPYDKFNQTYITERDAIYAAADKNCEDPHFNVRVSNTLKKLSYNYDVSSPLVTAATEQFYLEFMNFVKIDQNTKPVLQTLYGKYKLGLVSNFAIPECVQKLLQNENVDSLFDVIVVSGAINKRKPSPVIFNNALDSIGVLASEAVFVGDTPDADVAGAQGVGMKAVYIERRFEAGLKLVTPDRVITSLLDLPNVIEF
- a CDS encoding glycosyltransferase family 39 protein, translated to MANTNSLVTLGLYTGVGLVGFTLVFLFKKDLNLLSCPKKVVAACFLAAIIVGVCVFTFLNFSSNEANYLFLHDGTIYKELGQSFLKNTEFIELNGAYNHHAGPIFPLYLSQFYLFLQPHYGTQVALEIIFIVSLLVTFFATKKLYGLTAGLITSALVSTVPMYIFATSRNYAEPLILIFYILTLYFIVESLKPENECYIIFAGLTGVLGFLTKPSVGYFFILVGVIGLLWRYHYVGWKAFKNKNYLLALGVFLSITFVWTARNIVRFWDGTVLGLFTAAFPSNYMGQVTVFNVNNLGNFFVEVIFFSAFSAIFLSAYSWVFVGSLKTSLRYLREEKNSFLLIAMILSIMVGIFSSSLFYNLETTAEQAISYLPDYQARYFNLNTTRYLFVALIPLSWLAFEGQKTKHNLK